A portion of the Halopelagius inordinatus genome contains these proteins:
- a CDS encoding COG1361 S-layer family protein — protein sequence MIRKVLAVLLVGVMITSATPVAAQTVDPDFRTYVSSPTLTPGQVNEVQVQLVNDATDFDDTTRTARNIEIRPSDTDRLDVQTGSMFIQQLADPDAASQNTPGTQDITLAVKVPSDIESGTYKIPLEVEYEWEGENGPRERTTTEYATVRVEEGPRFAVVDTNSTATVGGSGTYEVTMENVGEQDATDSTLTVSSQSGDVSISGGQQGNRYIDSWDTGETRTFEFDTSLAPTSRPGNYTLNAMVSYKDANGNDGRSPNISLGMEALREQTFEIDGVESSLRVGDTGTISGEVTNTGPHTARNAVVVLSEPGQTLTPTETEYAIGNLEPGDSATFSFEADVSSESAGGQRQLGMSVNYRDDSGNQQQSDTIDVRADVGPETREFDVEPVNATFAAGDGGDLELTVTNNRNETLSDISAKIYPESPLSSSNDESFIEELEPGESETIRFETSAGGDAMSKTYPMKVDFQYDDSDGDTSISETYQVPVRVTESEGGGVPFVVIGAALVVVVVGGILLYRRRT from the coding sequence ATGATACGAAAGGTACTCGCGGTGCTTCTCGTCGGCGTGATGATTACGAGTGCGACGCCGGTGGCCGCACAGACGGTCGACCCGGACTTCAGAACGTACGTCTCCTCGCCGACGCTCACCCCTGGACAGGTGAACGAGGTACAGGTACAGTTGGTCAACGACGCGACGGACTTCGACGACACGACTCGGACGGCACGCAACATCGAGATTCGTCCGAGCGACACGGACCGACTCGACGTGCAGACGGGGAGTATGTTCATCCAGCAGTTGGCTGACCCCGACGCGGCGAGTCAAAACACTCCCGGGACTCAGGATATCACCCTCGCGGTGAAGGTGCCCTCCGACATCGAGTCGGGGACGTACAAGATTCCGCTCGAAGTCGAGTACGAGTGGGAAGGCGAGAACGGACCGCGCGAACGTACCACCACGGAGTACGCCACCGTTCGCGTCGAAGAGGGCCCGCGCTTTGCCGTCGTCGACACGAACTCGACCGCGACGGTCGGCGGTAGCGGGACGTACGAAGTCACGATGGAGAACGTCGGCGAACAGGACGCGACCGATTCGACGCTGACCGTCTCCTCGCAGAGCGGAGACGTCTCCATAAGCGGCGGTCAACAGGGCAACCGCTACATCGATTCGTGGGACACCGGCGAGACGCGGACGTTCGAGTTCGACACCAGTCTAGCTCCCACCTCCCGCCCGGGGAACTACACGCTCAACGCGATGGTGTCGTACAAAGACGCGAACGGTAACGACGGTCGGAGCCCGAACATCTCGCTCGGGATGGAGGCGCTTCGCGAGCAGACCTTCGAAATCGACGGCGTCGAGAGTTCGCTCCGCGTCGGCGATACGGGAACGATATCCGGCGAGGTGACGAACACCGGACCGCACACCGCGAGAAACGCCGTCGTCGTCCTCTCGGAACCGGGACAGACGCTGACGCCCACCGAGACGGAGTACGCCATCGGGAACTTGGAACCCGGCGACTCGGCGACGTTCTCCTTCGAGGCGGACGTCTCGTCGGAATCCGCCGGCGGTCAGCGCCAACTCGGCATGTCCGTCAACTACCGCGACGACAGCGGTAACCAACAGCAGTCCGACACCATCGACGTTCGCGCCGACGTGGGACCGGAAACCCGTGAGTTCGACGTCGAACCGGTGAACGCGACGTTCGCCGCGGGCGACGGCGGCGACCTCGAACTGACGGTGACCAACAACCGCAACGAGACGCTCTCGGACATCTCCGCGAAGATATACCCCGAGTCACCGCTCTCGTCGTCCAACGACGAGTCGTTCATCGAGGAACTCGAACCGGGCGAGTCCGAGACCATCCGCTTCGAGACGAGTGCTGGCGGCGACGCGATGTCGAAAACGTACCCGATGAAAGTCGACTTCCAGTACGACGACAGCGACGGTGACACGAGCATCTCCGAGACGTACCAGGTCCCCGTCCGCGTGACCGAATCCGAGGGCGGCGGAGTTCCCTTCGTCGTCATCGGCGCCGCTCTCGTCGTCGTCGTCGTGGGTGGCATCCTCCTCTACCGTCGACGGACCTAA